From the genome of Miscanthus floridulus cultivar M001 chromosome 10, ASM1932011v1, whole genome shotgun sequence, one region includes:
- the LOC136489678 gene encoding scarecrow-like protein 9, with protein MAATSPLEEFFVKDSMEESPLSPSLDVFPPKQEGGRSEGCHHHVPSDMMLPYVSRMLMEDEDDTEDKLLSDHPALLQVEQPFAQILSSPSLGAINGDTNNMLQDGGGDERTPNYSSLSRCAYAVVGEFLKSMDEANMLLPGDNGFISDEQQVNQMVRRESSHRQSGSKKRNNRDDNLEDEVITRSSKAMMMIKEPEDICAHETMLEDMMSNGHETYIRDLEKLRIDMANEAQKKSSKGGKKAVSNHVVDVSSLLIFCAQAVAANDHARARDLLKQIKQHASETGDVTQRLAQCFARGLEARLLGMGSQLWQLQLAERLSIDEYLKAHNLYMAACSINKVVVCFSTMTIMEAMEGKTRLHIVDYGMRFGFHWAHLLRLLASREGDPPEVRITAIVRSRLRPCPAELIEDTGCRLIKCAHESGLPFSFHVIRKRWEEVCIEDLDKYPDEVLVVNDHFNFSTLMDESIFFDNPSPRDTVLHNIKKMRPDIFIQSILNNSYGCSYLSRFKEALFYYTAMFDMFDATMPRESKSRVVLEQGLFGRAALNVIACEGIDLLERPEKYRQWQARNQRAGLRQLPLEPTIVNTLKEEVRMCHHKDLLICEDGQWLLQGWMGRILFALSTWVAEESSSE; from the coding sequence ATGGCAGCAACCTCACCACTAGAGGAATTCTTCGTGAAGGATTCCATGGAGGAGTCACCACTGTCCCCATCCCTTGACGTTTTTCCCCCAAAACAAGAAGGTGGACGAAGTGAGGGCTGCCACCATCATGTCCCTAGTGATATGATGCTCCCTTACGTCTCACGCATGCTcatggaggacgaggacgacaccgaggataagcTCCTCTCTGATCACCCTGCGCTTCTCCAGGTGGAGCAGCCCTTTGCTCAAATCCTCTCCTCCCCTTCCCTTGGCGCCATCAATGGCGACACAAATAATATGTTGCAAGATGGTGGTGGTGATGAAAGGACACCCAACTACTCATCCTTATCCAGGTGTGCATATGCAGTAGTGGGGGAGTTCTTGAAGAGCATGGATGAGGCAAACATGCTGTTGCCCGGAGATAATGGCTTCATAAGTGATGAGCAGCAGGTGAATCAAATGGTCAGACGGGAAAGTAGCCATCGTCAGAGTGGGTCAAAGAAGAGGAATAATAGAGATGATAATTTAGAAGACGAGGTAATAACAAGGAGCAGcaaagccatgatgatgatcaaggagCCCGAGGATATTTGTGCCCATGAGACGATGTTAGAGGATATGATGTCAAATGGACACGAGACATACATTAGAGACTTGGAGAAGCTACGCATCGACATGGCGAACGAGGCGCAGAAGAAAAGCAGCAAGGGCGGTAAAAAGGCGGTGAGTAATCATGTGGTGGACGTAAGCTCCTTGTTGATCTTTTGTGCACAGGCAGTGGCGGCGAATGACCACGCGAGAGCACGCGACCTACTGAAGCAGATCAAGCAACATGCATCAGAAACAGGGGATGTCACACAGCGGCTAGCTCAATGCTTTGCTAGGGGTTTGGAAGCACGGCTATTGGGCATGGGGAGCCAGCTCTGGCAATTGCAATTGGCAGAGCGCCTCTCAATTGATGAATACCTCAAGGCGCACAACCTCTACATGGCAGCCTGCAGCATCAACAAGGTGGTGGTCTGTTTTTCCACAATGACCATCATGGAGGCCATGGAGGGTAAGACACGCCTGCACATTGTAGACTATGGTATGCGTTTCGGGTTCCATTGggcacacttgcttcgcttgctAGCGAGTAGGGAAGGTGACCCACCAGAGGTGAGGATCACCGCCATAGTCCGCTCACGTCTCCGGCCATGTCCAGCTGAGCTGATTGAGGACACAGGGTGCCGGCTCATCAAATGTGCCCATGAGTCTGGCCTGCCATTCAGTTTCCATGTCATAAGGAAAAGGTGGGAGGAGGTTTGCATCGAGGACTTGGACAAATATCCGGATGAGGTGCTCGTAGTGAATGACCACTTCAATTTCAGCACCTTGATGGATGAGAGCATATTCTTTGATAATCCAAGCCCCAGGGATACCGTTCTCCATAACATTAAGAAGATGAGGCCAGATATCTTCATCCAGAGCATTCTGAACAATTCCTATGGTTGCTCCTACTTGTCGCGGTTTAAGGAGGCCTTGTTCTACTACACGGCAATGTTTGACATGTTCGACGCAACCATGCCACGGGAAAGTAAGTCACGAGTCGTGCTTGAGCAGGGCCTGTTTGGAAGAGCTGCACTAAATGTCATCGCTTGCGAGGGTATCGACCTGTTGGAACGCCCTGAGAAGTATAGACAGTGGCAGGCGAGAAACCAACGGGCAGGGCTGAGGCAGCTGCCATTGGAACCAACAATTGTTAATACGCTGAAGGAAGAGGTCAGGATGTGCCATCACAAGGACCTTTTGATCTGTGAAGACGGTCAATGGCTACTGCAAGGGTGGATGGGGCGCATCCTCTTTGCCCTGTCCACATGGGTAGCAGAAGAGTCCTCTTCTGAATGA